One window of Microbacterium sp. 1S1 genomic DNA carries:
- a CDS encoding RNA polymerase sigma factor, with product MTPATTKNTRTKKADQITADPEVEDVEATEPAPAAKRAAAKRAPAKKKKSDDVVEEDDAAATEGSEDAAGDEEEDDAKPTFTEPLPTGAIVISSKDDEEVPVYSTQITGATADPVKDYLKQIGKVALLNAAEEVELAMRIEAGLFAEEKLSAMSPAEKTSQLGLDLQWVARDGQRAKSHLLGANLRLVVSLAKRYTGRGMQFLDLIQEGNLGLIRAVEKFDYTKGFKFSTYATWWIRQAITRAMADQARTIRIPVHMVEVINKLARVQRQMLQDLGREPTPEELSRELDMTPEKVVEVQKYGREPISLHTPLGEDGDSEFGDLIEDTEAVVPADAVGFTMLQRQLEQLLDSLSEREAGVIRMRFGLGDGQPKTLDQIGDTFGVTRERIRQIESKTMAKLRHPSRSQSLRDYLE from the coding sequence GTGACTCCTGCCACGACGAAGAACACGCGGACGAAGAAGGCCGATCAGATCACCGCGGATCCCGAGGTCGAGGACGTCGAAGCGACCGAACCGGCTCCCGCCGCCAAGCGCGCCGCGGCCAAGCGCGCCCCCGCGAAGAAGAAGAAGTCTGACGACGTCGTCGAAGAAGACGACGCCGCCGCCACCGAAGGCTCCGAGGACGCCGCGGGCGACGAGGAGGAGGACGACGCGAAGCCGACCTTCACCGAGCCGCTGCCGACAGGCGCGATCGTCATCTCGTCCAAGGATGATGAAGAGGTCCCGGTCTACTCGACCCAGATCACCGGTGCCACGGCCGACCCGGTCAAGGACTACCTGAAGCAGATCGGTAAGGTCGCGCTGCTGAACGCGGCCGAAGAGGTCGAGCTCGCGATGCGGATCGAGGCCGGTCTCTTTGCGGAGGAGAAGCTCTCCGCGATGTCGCCGGCCGAGAAGACGAGCCAGCTCGGACTCGACCTGCAGTGGGTCGCCCGTGACGGTCAGCGCGCGAAGAGTCACCTCCTCGGCGCGAACCTGCGTCTCGTCGTGTCCCTCGCCAAGCGCTACACCGGGCGCGGTATGCAGTTCCTGGACCTGATCCAGGAGGGCAACCTCGGCCTCATCCGCGCGGTCGAGAAGTTCGACTACACCAAGGGCTTCAAGTTCTCGACCTACGCGACCTGGTGGATCCGTCAGGCGATCACCCGCGCCATGGCAGACCAGGCCCGCACGATCCGCATCCCGGTGCACATGGTCGAGGTCATCAACAAGCTGGCCCGCGTGCAGCGGCAGATGCTGCAGGACCTCGGTCGCGAACCCACTCCGGAAGAGCTCAGCCGTGAGCTGGACATGACCCCGGAGAAGGTCGTCGAGGTGCAGAAGTACGGCCGCGAGCCGATCTCGCTGCACACGCCGCTCGGCGAGGACGGCGACAGCGAGTTCGGCGACCTCATCGAGGACACCGAGGCCGTGGTTCCCGCCGACGCCGTGGGCTTCACGATGCTGCAGCGCCAGCTCGAGCAGCTGCTCGACTCGCTCTCCGAGCGCGAGGCCGGCGTGATCCGGATGCGCTTCGGCCTGGGCGACGGCCAGCCGAAGACGCTCGACCAGATCGGCGACACCTTCGGCGTGACGCGTGAGCGCATCCGTCAGATCGAGTCCAAGACGATGGCGAAGCTGCGTCACCCGAGCCGCTCGCAGTCGCTCCGGGACTACCTCGAGTGA
- a CDS encoding proteasome assembly chaperone family protein — protein sequence MPFSGEIHERVANAPTVPHGLPLVMLLTGFTDAGSAVSGLIDHLRETTSPQPLAIFDNDVLLDYRARRPVISFDQDHLAEFRPPRLELSLATDALGRPFLLLTGYEPDFAWNAFAETVLDLAAEFEASGLHWVHSIAMPVPHTRPIGTTVSGNRRDLVVSHSVWRPRTQVPATAGHLLEFRFAERGERVVGFVLLVPHYLAETENPEAVSAAAEKLMASTGLVLMLDAVQERRADYVARVDEQVAANDELQQMVHNLERRYDAYMAGRDPEDDSYDEGGFNERDLPSADELAAELERYLASRPSGDEDKPGRG from the coding sequence ATGCCCTTCTCCGGTGAGATCCACGAACGCGTCGCGAACGCCCCCACGGTGCCCCACGGCCTGCCTCTCGTGATGCTGCTCACCGGTTTCACGGACGCGGGCAGCGCGGTGTCCGGTCTGATCGACCATCTGCGCGAGACGACGTCTCCGCAGCCGCTGGCGATCTTCGACAACGACGTTCTGCTCGACTATCGGGCGCGCCGCCCCGTCATCTCTTTCGATCAGGATCACCTCGCCGAGTTCCGACCACCGCGGCTCGAGCTCTCCCTCGCCACGGACGCGCTGGGGCGCCCGTTCCTCCTCCTCACGGGATACGAGCCCGACTTCGCCTGGAACGCTTTCGCGGAGACGGTGCTGGACCTGGCCGCGGAGTTCGAGGCCTCGGGTCTGCACTGGGTCCACTCCATCGCGATGCCCGTGCCGCACACGCGCCCCATCGGGACGACGGTGAGCGGGAACCGGCGCGATCTCGTGGTGTCGCACTCGGTATGGCGGCCGCGTACGCAGGTCCCCGCGACCGCCGGCCACCTGCTCGAGTTCCGGTTCGCGGAGCGCGGCGAGCGTGTCGTCGGCTTCGTGCTCCTGGTGCCGCATTACCTCGCCGAGACCGAGAACCCTGAAGCGGTCAGCGCGGCGGCGGAGAAGCTCATGGCGTCGACGGGCCTCGTGCTCATGCTGGACGCGGTGCAGGAGCGGCGGGCGGACTACGTCGCCCGGGTCGACGAGCAGGTCGCGGCGAACGACGAGTTGCAGCAGATGGTGCACAACCTCGAACGTCGGTACGACGCCTACATGGCCGGCCGCGACCCCGAGGACGACTCGTACGACGAGGGTGGATTCAACGAGCGCGACCTGCCCAGCGCCGATGAACTCGCGGCCGAACTCGAGCGCTACCTCGCCTCGCGCCCGTCCGGAGACGAGGACAAGCCCGGCCGAGGCTGA
- a CDS encoding leucyl aminopeptidase, giving the protein MTLPVLSHTTDQFPGSAADAAVLVVPDLSESAESLAAHPGLADVLAGIGFTGAAGAFARVYAPEVTTLPFAVVGVGSTIDDASVRSAAGTALRSLTGFDTVSLGLAAGLEEHAAAAAEGAVLGGYRFDDYRAEHGKKKRATAVVVHASLDDATIARAHATGEAVALIKDLVNVPAEWQSPAQLAQSAADSVADLDVTVEILDEAALAEQGFGGILGVGQGSDRPPRLVRLDYAPADARRHIALVGKGITFDTGGLSLKPAASMVGMKFDMAGAATSLAALRAIAALRLPVHVTAWLCITDNMPSGRALRPGDVIRILDGTTVEVLNTDAEGRLVLADGLVAASRENPDVIIDVATLTGAIVAALGHRHTGVFGDDDTVAEFLAAAARTGEPAWHMPLPAYMEETLDSPIADMINANMGDRMGGASFAGLFLRRFVGRTSDADDAPRIPWVHLDIAGSGEHAGAPYGFTEKGPTGAMVRSIIAFAEAASHTEA; this is encoded by the coding sequence ATGACGCTTCCCGTGCTCTCGCACACCACTGATCAGTTCCCCGGAAGCGCTGCCGATGCCGCAGTGCTCGTCGTCCCCGATCTCTCCGAGTCGGCCGAGTCGCTGGCGGCTCACCCCGGTCTCGCCGACGTCCTGGCGGGCATCGGCTTCACCGGTGCCGCCGGAGCGTTCGCTCGGGTCTACGCACCGGAGGTGACGACCCTCCCCTTCGCCGTGGTCGGCGTCGGTTCCACCATCGACGACGCGTCCGTCCGCAGCGCCGCCGGCACGGCCCTCCGTTCCCTGACCGGCTTCGACACCGTCTCACTCGGCCTCGCGGCCGGGCTCGAGGAGCACGCCGCCGCTGCGGCTGAGGGCGCCGTCCTCGGCGGCTACCGCTTCGACGACTACCGGGCCGAGCACGGCAAGAAGAAGCGGGCGACGGCGGTCGTCGTCCACGCCTCGCTCGACGACGCGACGATCGCCCGCGCCCACGCCACCGGCGAGGCCGTCGCGCTCATCAAGGACCTCGTGAACGTACCCGCCGAGTGGCAGAGCCCCGCGCAGCTCGCCCAGAGCGCCGCCGACAGCGTCGCAGACCTCGACGTCACCGTGGAGATCCTCGACGAGGCAGCCCTCGCCGAGCAGGGCTTCGGAGGCATCCTCGGCGTCGGACAGGGCTCCGACCGGCCGCCGCGCCTCGTCCGCCTCGACTATGCGCCGGCCGACGCGCGACGCCACATCGCCCTCGTGGGCAAGGGCATCACGTTCGACACCGGCGGTCTCTCCCTCAAGCCCGCGGCCTCGATGGTCGGTATGAAGTTCGACATGGCCGGCGCGGCGACCTCTCTCGCGGCGCTGCGCGCCATCGCCGCCCTCCGCCTCCCCGTCCACGTGACCGCCTGGCTCTGCATCACCGACAACATGCCGTCCGGTCGCGCTCTCCGTCCGGGCGACGTCATCCGCATCCTCGACGGCACGACGGTCGAGGTGCTGAACACCGATGCGGAAGGGCGCCTCGTCCTCGCCGACGGCCTGGTCGCGGCGAGCCGGGAGAACCCGGATGTCATCATCGACGTCGCGACGCTGACGGGCGCGATCGTCGCGGCCCTCGGCCACCGCCACACCGGCGTCTTCGGCGACGACGACACGGTCGCGGAGTTCCTCGCCGCCGCCGCCCGCACGGGCGAGCCCGCCTGGCACATGCCGCTTCCCGCGTATATGGAGGAGACGCTGGACTCCCCCATCGCCGACATGATCAACGCCAACATGGGTGACCGGATGGGCGGCGCGTCCTTCGCCGGCCTCTTCCTGCGGCGCTTCGTCGGCCGCACCTCGGACGCGGACGACGCCCCGCGCATCCCCTGGGTGCACCTCGACATCGCGGGGTCCGGCGAACACGCCGGCGCCCCCTACGGCTTCACCGAAAAGGGCCCCACGGGGGCGATGGTCCGATCGATCATCGCCTTCGCCGAAGCAGCATCCCACACGGAGGCATGA
- the lpdA gene encoding dihydrolipoyl dehydrogenase, protein MTTHTFDIVVLGGGSGGYAAALRASELGKSVALIEKDKVGGTCLHRGCIPTKALLHAAEVADHVRDASSVGVTASFGGIDPAGVRSYREGIVAKKYKGLEGLVKARGITTVAGLGRLNADRSVSVGDDVYVGTDVILATGSYSRSLPGLEIGGRILTSEQALALDVVPERVLILGGGVIGVEFASVWRSFGAEVTIVEALPHLVPNEDIAMSKGLERAFRRRGIQYSLGVRFQSATQDDSSVTVTLEDGKEFTADYLLVAVGRGPATADLGFEDAGVSLDRGFVTVDDDLRTGVPGVWAVGDIVPGLQLAHRGFQQGIAVAERIAGLSPVNVPDLQIPKVTYSSPEVASVGLTEEAATATHGSDAIHSYEYNLAGNGKSEIIGTGGLVKIVRLKDGPVLGVHLLGDRVGELITEGQLAVAWEAHPEDIAPLIHAHPTQSEALGEAFLALAGKPLHAL, encoded by the coding sequence ATGACAACCCACACCTTCGACATCGTCGTCCTGGGCGGCGGCAGCGGCGGTTACGCCGCGGCACTGCGAGCCAGCGAGCTCGGCAAGTCCGTCGCACTGATCGAGAAGGACAAGGTGGGAGGCACGTGCCTGCACCGCGGGTGCATCCCGACGAAGGCGCTGCTGCACGCCGCCGAGGTGGCGGACCATGTGCGCGACGCCTCCTCCGTGGGGGTCACGGCCTCGTTCGGCGGGATCGACCCGGCGGGAGTGCGCAGCTACCGCGAGGGCATCGTCGCGAAGAAGTACAAGGGCCTCGAGGGGCTCGTCAAGGCGCGAGGCATCACCACCGTCGCCGGACTCGGCCGCCTCAACGCGGACCGCAGCGTCAGCGTGGGCGACGACGTCTATGTCGGTACGGACGTCATCCTCGCCACCGGGTCGTACAGCCGGTCGTTGCCGGGACTGGAGATCGGCGGACGCATCCTGACCAGCGAACAGGCACTCGCTCTGGACGTGGTACCCGAGCGGGTCCTCATCCTCGGAGGCGGGGTCATCGGTGTGGAGTTCGCCAGCGTCTGGCGCTCGTTCGGAGCGGAGGTCACCATCGTGGAGGCCCTCCCCCACCTGGTCCCGAACGAGGACATCGCGATGAGCAAGGGACTCGAGCGTGCGTTCCGCCGTCGCGGCATCCAGTACTCCCTCGGGGTGCGGTTCCAGAGCGCGACGCAGGACGACTCGTCCGTCACCGTCACCCTGGAGGACGGTAAGGAGTTCACCGCCGACTACCTCCTCGTCGCCGTCGGCCGCGGCCCGGCCACCGCGGACCTGGGCTTCGAGGACGCGGGGGTGAGTCTTGACCGCGGTTTCGTCACCGTGGACGACGACCTCCGCACCGGCGTGCCCGGCGTGTGGGCGGTCGGCGACATCGTTCCGGGTCTCCAGCTGGCGCACCGCGGGTTCCAGCAAGGCATCGCGGTCGCCGAGCGCATCGCGGGCCTCTCCCCGGTGAACGTGCCCGACCTCCAGATCCCGAAGGTCACCTACTCCAGCCCCGAGGTCGCATCCGTCGGTCTCACGGAGGAGGCGGCGACCGCCACCCATGGGTCCGATGCGATCCACTCGTACGAGTACAACCTCGCGGGGAACGGGAAGAGCGAGATCATCGGCACCGGCGGTCTCGTGAAGATCGTCCGCCTCAAGGACGGCCCCGTCCTCGGCGTCCACCTCCTCGGCGATCGTGTCGGCGAGCTCATCACCGAGGGACAGCTCGCGGTCGCCTGGGAAGCGCATCCGGAGGACATCGCTCCCCTCATCCACGCCCACCCGACCCAGAGCGAAGCCCTCGGCGAGGCGTTCCTCGCGCTGGCCGGAAAGCCCCTGCACGCCCTCTGA